A section of the Sphingomonas sp. LT1P40 genome encodes:
- a CDS encoding dienelactone hydrolase family protein — protein MASITIDSIDGNGAFETYRADPEGAPRGAIVVIQEIFGVNEGIRRKCDHLATLGYLALAPDLFWRLRPGIELDPDVPEQMQEALGLMGQFEQDQGIADIEASIRAARAVSGGKVGVVGYCLGGRLAYMTAARTDADASVGYYAVGIDGLLGEKHAIANPLLLHIAGDDGFVSKDVQAAMHAGLDDHPKVTLHDYPGEDHGFATEMGKRRSDAAAKLADSRTEAFFAEHIG, from the coding sequence ATGGCGAGCATCACGATCGACAGCATCGACGGCAATGGCGCGTTCGAAACCTATCGCGCCGATCCCGAAGGCGCTCCGCGCGGGGCAATCGTCGTAATTCAGGAAATATTCGGCGTGAACGAGGGGATTCGGCGGAAATGCGATCACCTCGCCACGCTGGGTTACCTCGCCCTCGCCCCCGATCTGTTCTGGCGGCTGCGGCCCGGGATCGAGCTGGACCCGGATGTGCCGGAGCAGATGCAGGAAGCACTCGGTTTGATGGGGCAGTTCGAGCAGGACCAAGGCATCGCAGACATCGAGGCGTCGATCCGCGCGGCGCGCGCGGTGAGCGGCGGGAAAGTCGGCGTGGTGGGATATTGTCTGGGTGGTCGGCTGGCCTACATGACCGCCGCGCGCACCGATGCCGATGCCAGTGTCGGCTATTACGCGGTCGGGATCGACGGGTTGCTGGGCGAGAAGCACGCCATCGCCAACCCGCTGCTGCTGCATATCGCCGGCGACGACGGCTTCGTGTCGAAAGATGTGCAGGCCGCCATGCATGCCGGGCTGGACGATCACCCTAAAGTGACTCTGCACGACTATCCGGGCGAGGATCACGGCTTTGCCACCGAGATGGGCAAGCGGCGGTCGGACGCCGCGGCAAAACTGGCCGACAGCCGGACCGAAGCGTTCTTCGCCGAGCATATTGGCTGA
- a CDS encoding TerC family protein, producing MTDIWTLIVADFAKLFEGSAAAWFTFGQVILIDIVLAGDNAIVIGALAAGLPADQRKKVILIGIIAALVLRIGFALVVTQLMAIVGLIFAGGVLLLWVAWKMYREIGHGGESAGSPEIEGDEHSGVRPAKSFAAAAWAVAIADVSMSLDNVLAVAGAARDHPGILMVGLVIAVAMMGVAANIIAKYIERYRWIAWIGLIVIVYVAGSMIYTGITDQKVGLLQLFN from the coding sequence ATGACCGATATCTGGACGCTGATCGTCGCGGATTTTGCAAAGCTGTTCGAGGGCAGCGCAGCCGCTTGGTTTACCTTCGGTCAGGTGATCCTGATCGACATCGTCCTTGCGGGCGACAATGCCATCGTCATCGGCGCGCTGGCGGCCGGTTTGCCAGCGGATCAGCGCAAGAAGGTCATCCTGATCGGCATTATCGCCGCGCTGGTGCTGCGCATCGGCTTTGCGCTGGTGGTGACTCAGTTGATGGCGATCGTCGGGCTGATCTTTGCCGGCGGCGTGCTGCTGCTGTGGGTTGCGTGGAAGATGTACCGCGAAATCGGGCATGGCGGCGAAAGCGCCGGGTCGCCGGAGATCGAGGGTGACGAACATTCGGGTGTCCGCCCTGCCAAAAGCTTCGCCGCCGCCGCCTGGGCCGTTGCCATTGCCGACGTCTCGATGAGCCTCGACAACGTCCTGGCGGTCGCGGGCGCGGCGCGCGATCATCCTGGCATCTTGATGGTCGGCTTGGTCATCGCCGTCGCCATGATGGGCGTCGCGGCAAACATCATCGCCAAATATATCGAGCGTTACCGCTGGATTGCGTGGATCGGCCTGATCGTGATCGTCTATGTCGCCGGATCGATGATCTATACCGGCATAACGGATCAGAAGGTCGGACTGCTTCAGCTGTTCAACTAA
- the rho gene encoding transcription termination factor Rho codes for MHLKELKKTPPAELVTMAEELGVESASTLRKQDLLFAILKAQAENGEMIMGEGTIEVLSDGFGFLRSAQANYLAGPDDIYVSPNQVRKFGLRTGDTVEGEIRGPKDGERYFALTKLVSVNFDDPEVVRHRVNFDNLTPLYPDSKLTLDPADPTQKDKSARVIDIISPQGKGQRTLIVAPPRVGKTVMLQNIAKAITDNHPEVFLLVLLIDERPEEVTDMQRSVKGEVVSSTFDEPATRHVAVAEMVIEKAKRLVEHKKDVVILLDSITRLGRAYNTVVPSSGKVLTGGVDANALQRPKRFFGAARNIEEGGSLSIIATALIDTGSRMDEVIFEEFKGTGNSEIVLDRKVADKRIFPALDVGKSGTRKEELLAEKGTLSKMWVLRRILMQMGTIDAMEFLLDKMKDSKTNEDFFDSMNS; via the coding sequence ATGCATCTCAAAGAACTCAAGAAAACACCCCCCGCCGAACTGGTGACGATGGCCGAGGAGCTCGGCGTCGAAAGCGCCTCGACGCTTCGCAAGCAGGATCTGCTGTTCGCCATTCTCAAGGCCCAGGCCGAAAATGGCGAAATGATCATGGGTGAGGGCACGATCGAAGTGCTCTCGGACGGCTTCGGCTTCCTGCGCAGCGCTCAGGCGAACTATCTCGCCGGTCCCGACGACATCTATGTCTCGCCCAATCAGGTCCGCAAATTCGGCCTGCGCACCGGCGACACGGTCGAGGGTGAAATTCGCGGGCCGAAGGATGGCGAACGCTATTTCGCGCTGACCAAGTTGGTCTCGGTCAATTTCGATGACCCAGAGGTCGTCCGCCACCGTGTCAATTTCGACAATCTGACGCCGCTCTATCCCGACAGCAAGCTGACGCTGGACCCCGCCGATCCGACGCAAAAGGACAAGTCGGCCCGCGTCATCGACATCATCAGCCCACAGGGCAAGGGCCAGCGCACGCTGATCGTCGCCCCGCCGCGCGTCGGCAAGACGGTGATGCTGCAGAACATCGCCAAGGCGATTACCGACAACCATCCCGAGGTATTCCTGCTGGTCCTGCTGATCGACGAGCGGCCCGAGGAAGTCACCGACATGCAGCGCAGCGTGAAGGGCGAAGTCGTCTCCTCCACCTTCGACGAGCCGGCCACCCGCCACGTTGCGGTCGCCGAAATGGTGATCGAAAAGGCCAAGCGGCTGGTTGAGCACAAGAAGGATGTCGTCATCCTGCTCGATTCGATCACCCGTCTTGGCCGCGCCTACAACACCGTGGTGCCGTCGTCGGGCAAGGTGCTGACCGGCGGTGTCGATGCCAATGCGCTCCAGCGTCCGAAACGCTTCTTCGGTGCCGCGCGCAACATCGAGGAGGGCGGTTCGCTCTCGATCATCGCCACCGCGCTGATCGACACCGGCAGCCGCATGGACGAAGTGATCTTCGAGGAATTCAAGGGCACCGGTAACTCGGAAATCGTGCTCGACCGCAAGGTCGCCGACAAGCGCATCTTCCCCGCACTCGACGTCGGCAAGTCCGGCACGCGCAAGGAAGAGCTGCTCGCCGAAAAGGGTACGCTCAGCAAGATGTGGGTGCTGCGCCGTATCCTCATGCAGATGGGCACGATCGACGCGATGGAGTTCCTGCTCGACAAAATGAAGGATTCGAAGACCAACGAAGACTTCTTCGATTCGATGAATTCGTAA
- a CDS encoding CopD family protein — translation MIGFLGAAYLWVKAAHLIFVIFWMAGLFILPRYLVHHQEALGDPVQARAWAEREAKLRRVILTPALAVVWILGLVLAANLGLFEGAAGLGWLHAKLLLVVLLSGYHGWAVAYSKRLAVGQGNIEPRRLRMLNEVPAIFVALIVVLAVVRPF, via the coding sequence ATGATCGGTTTTCTGGGTGCGGCATATCTGTGGGTAAAAGCTGCCCATCTGATCTTCGTGATCTTCTGGATGGCAGGGCTGTTCATCCTGCCGCGCTATCTGGTGCATCATCAGGAGGCGCTGGGCGATCCGGTGCAGGCGAGGGCTTGGGCTGAACGCGAAGCGAAACTGCGCCGCGTGATCCTCACGCCAGCACTCGCCGTCGTCTGGATTCTGGGCCTGGTGCTTGCCGCCAACCTCGGACTGTTCGAGGGTGCAGCGGGTCTCGGCTGGCTACATGCCAAGCTGTTGCTGGTCGTGTTGCTCTCGGGCTATCATGGTTGGGCGGTTGCTTATTCCAAGCGTTTGGCGGTGGGTCAGGGCAATATTGAACCCCGCCGCCTGCGCATGCTCAACGAAGTCCCTGCGATCTTCGTCGCGCTGATCGTGGTGCTGGCCGTCGTTCGGCCTTTTTGA
- the hemE gene encoding uroporphyrinogen decarboxylase: MTEPSISTPASPISKPLLKVLSGQRVESPPVWLMRQAGRYLPEYRALRAEKGGFLELVNDSDAAAEVTLQPIRRFGFDGAILFSDILVIPHALGQNLWFETGEGPRLAPKLVDHALESLSAAPQRLDPVYGTVRRVAAALPPETTFLGFAGSPWTVATYMVAGQGSRDQAETRRMAYRDPMAFQAIIDAIVTLTIDYLAKQVEAGVEAVQLFDSWAGSLSPAQFERWVIAPNAAIVSGLRARCPNAKIIGFPKGAGGKLGAYAREIEIDGIGLDETVDPAWAHRELPSGMPVQGNLDPLALIAGGDELRAAATRVLAALADRPHIFNLGHGILPDTPIAHVEQLLDLVRGGR, translated from the coding sequence ATGACCGAACCTTCGATTTCGACGCCCGCGTCGCCCATATCCAAGCCGTTGCTAAAGGTGCTGTCAGGTCAGCGGGTCGAGTCCCCGCCGGTATGGCTCATGCGTCAGGCGGGCCGCTATCTGCCCGAATATCGCGCGCTTCGAGCAGAGAAGGGCGGCTTCCTCGAACTGGTCAACGACAGCGATGCGGCGGCGGAAGTCACGCTTCAGCCGATCCGCCGCTTCGGGTTCGACGGTGCGATCCTGTTCTCCGACATTCTCGTCATCCCGCATGCGCTGGGCCAGAATCTGTGGTTCGAGACGGGTGAAGGCCCGCGGCTCGCGCCCAAGCTGGTCGATCATGCGCTGGAATCGCTGTCAGCGGCCCCGCAGCGGCTTGACCCGGTCTATGGCACCGTCCGCCGCGTTGCCGCCGCTTTGCCGCCTGAGACGACGTTCCTGGGCTTTGCAGGCAGCCCGTGGACGGTCGCCACCTATATGGTCGCCGGACAGGGTAGCCGCGACCAGGCTGAAACGCGCCGCATGGCCTATCGTGACCCAATGGCGTTTCAGGCAATCATCGACGCAATCGTCACCCTCACGATCGATTATCTGGCGAAACAGGTCGAAGCCGGGGTCGAGGCGGTGCAGCTGTTCGACAGCTGGGCCGGATCGCTTTCGCCTGCACAGTTCGAGCGCTGGGTGATTGCGCCCAACGCCGCCATCGTCTCGGGTCTGCGCGCACGCTGCCCGAATGCGAAGATCATCGGTTTCCCCAAGGGGGCTGGCGGAAAACTCGGTGCCTATGCCCGCGAGATCGAGATTGACGGTATTGGCCTCGACGAGACGGTCGATCCCGCCTGGGCGCACCGCGAACTGCCGTCGGGCATGCCGGTGCAGGGCAATCTCGATCCGCTGGCGCTGATCGCGGGCGGTGATGAACTGCGCGCCGCCGCGACACGCGTGCTTGCGGCGCTGGCCGATCGTCCGCATATCTTCAATCTGGGCCATGGCATCCTGCCGGATACGCCGATCGCCCATGTCGAGCAGCTGCTCGATCTCGTTCGGGGTGGCAGATGA
- a CDS encoding pyruvate, water dikinase regulatory protein, whose protein sequence is MKLHLHLLSDSTGETLENIAKAALAQFDDVETIRHFWPMVRSETHLERILNEIVQNPGLVIFTLVNSTIRRTLEARCRAMGLPAVAPLDPVNHALSSLLGQEMKARPGRQHILDAAYFARVDAIQFTIAHDDGIGWENWEEADIVLAGVSRTSKTPTSIYLANRGYKTANIPIVPESPPPSTLYALKNPMVVGLTTSPERLIQVRRNRLLSLNQQDETSYIEQDAVQREVAYARRMFADNGWPVIDVTRRSIEETAAAIITMANDRAMEARAE, encoded by the coding sequence GTGAAACTCCACCTCCACCTCCTCTCCGACTCCACCGGCGAGACGCTGGAGAATATCGCCAAGGCCGCGCTGGCGCAGTTCGACGATGTCGAGACCATCCGGCATTTCTGGCCGATGGTGCGTAGCGAAACGCACCTCGAGCGCATCCTGAACGAGATCGTGCAGAACCCTGGGCTGGTGATCTTCACGCTGGTGAATTCGACGATCCGCCGCACGCTGGAGGCGCGCTGCCGCGCAATGGGGTTGCCGGCGGTGGCCCCGCTAGACCCCGTCAACCACGCGCTGTCGAGCCTGTTGGGACAGGAGATGAAGGCCCGGCCGGGGCGGCAGCACATTTTGGACGCCGCCTATTTCGCGCGGGTCGATGCGATCCAGTTCACGATCGCGCACGACGACGGCATCGGCTGGGAGAATTGGGAGGAGGCCGATATCGTGCTCGCCGGCGTGTCGCGCACGTCGAAGACGCCGACTTCGATCTATCTGGCCAATCGCGGCTACAAGACCGCGAACATCCCGATCGTGCCGGAATCGCCGCCGCCATCGACGCTGTATGCATTGAAGAACCCGATGGTGGTCGGACTGACCACCAGCCCGGAGCGGCTGATTCAAGTGCGGCGCAACCGGTTGCTGTCGCTGAACCAGCAGGACGAGACGTCCTATATCGAACAGGACGCGGTGCAGCGCGAGGTCGCCTATGCGCGGCGCATGTTCGCCGATAATGGCTGGCCGGTGATCGATGTCACGCGCCGTTCGATTGAGGAAACGGCGGCGGCGATCATCACCATGGCGAATGACCGCGCGATGGAAGCGCGAGCGGAATGA
- a CDS encoding Maf family protein, which translates to MTVPTLILASTSASRRAMLTAAGVLHEALPAHVDEDAVKAGMAGATPRDLADALAELKAIKISQRVPGTLVLGCDSVVAIEDGTMLDKPVDRADAARQLALLSGKRHDLWSAAVIAENGRPVWRHVERARMAVRPLSDAFIEQYLEAEWPAIAGCVGCYRVEGPGVQLFSKIEGSHYTILGMPLLTILDYLRTRGVLTS; encoded by the coding sequence ATGACCGTGCCCACACTCATTCTGGCTTCCACCAGCGCATCGCGCCGTGCGATGCTGACCGCCGCCGGGGTGCTGCATGAGGCATTGCCGGCACATGTCGACGAGGATGCGGTCAAGGCCGGGATGGCCGGGGCGACCCCGCGCGATCTGGCCGATGCGCTGGCCGAGCTGAAGGCGATCAAGATCAGCCAGCGGGTGCCGGGGACATTGGTGCTGGGGTGCGATTCGGTGGTGGCGATCGAGGACGGGACGATGCTCGACAAGCCGGTCGATCGCGCCGATGCCGCACGGCAGCTGGCGTTGCTGTCCGGCAAGCGCCACGATCTGTGGAGCGCGGCGGTGATCGCGGAAAATGGTCGTCCGGTATGGCGGCATGTCGAGCGCGCACGGATGGCGGTGCGGCCACTGTCAGATGCGTTTATCGAGCAGTATCTGGAGGCCGAGTGGCCCGCAATCGCGGGATGCGTCGGCTGTTATCGGGTCGAGGGGCCGGGGGTGCAGCTATTCTCGAAGATCGAGGGCAGCCATTACACGATTCTGGGCATGCCGTTGCTGACCATCCTCGATTATCTGCGCACGAGAGGCGTTTTGACGTCATGA
- a CDS encoding shikimate dehydrogenase family protein, which translates to MTIYAEVIGDPIAQSKSPVIHGFWLGKLGLAARYDKTLVTPDALGDFFASRRDDPDWRGCNITAPHKVAALDHVPDPGGVRASIGAINTVFRDGSGALIGTNTDAAGFYAPLADFDLEGAAVAVIGAGGAARAVLFALARAGVERVTILNRSPLKAMGLLATFGLKGDAVPLDAPLPPVALLVNASSLGMTGQPQLDLDLSALPEDAVVYDAVYAPLETGLLRAARARELETVDGLEMLIGQAALAFELFFGKAPPREHDADLRALLVA; encoded by the coding sequence ATGACCATCTATGCCGAAGTGATCGGCGATCCGATCGCGCAATCCAAATCGCCGGTGATCCACGGCTTCTGGTTGGGGAAGCTCGGGCTGGCCGCGCGCTATGACAAGACATTGGTGACGCCGGATGCGCTCGGCGATTTCTTCGCCTCACGCCGCGACGATCCCGACTGGCGCGGGTGCAACATCACCGCCCCGCACAAGGTGGCGGCGCTGGATCACGTGCCTGATCCAGGCGGCGTGCGCGCCTCGATCGGCGCGATCAACACCGTGTTCCGCGACGGATCGGGCGCGCTGATCGGCACCAACACCGATGCCGCGGGCTTTTATGCGCCGCTCGCCGATTTCGATCTGGAGGGCGCGGCGGTCGCCGTGATCGGAGCCGGCGGCGCGGCGCGCGCGGTGCTTTTCGCTTTGGCACGCGCCGGGGTTGAGCGGGTTACGATCCTCAACCGCTCACCGTTGAAGGCGATGGGGTTGCTCGCAACCTTCGGGTTGAAGGGCGATGCGGTGCCGCTCGACGCGCCGCTCCCGCCGGTGGCGTTGCTGGTCAACGCCAGTTCGCTGGGGATGACGGGACAGCCGCAGCTCGACCTCGATCTGTCGGCGCTGCCCGAGGATGCGGTGGTGTATGACGCGGTCTATGCGCCGCTGGAGACCGGTTTGTTGCGGGCGGCGCGGGCACGCGAGCTGGAGACGGTGGACGGGCTGGAGATGCTGATCGGCCAGGCGGCGCTGGCGTTCGAGCTGTTCTTTGGCAAGGCACCACCGCGCGAGCATGACGCGGATTTGCGGGCGCTGTTGGTCGCATGA
- the coaE gene encoding dephospho-CoA kinase (Dephospho-CoA kinase (CoaE) performs the final step in coenzyme A biosynthesis.), translating to MTIVLGLTGSIGMGKSTVAAMFAEAGVPVFDADAEVHRLQGPGGAVVAAIEAVFPDTTGPQGVNRTALGEAVFGNPAAFARLEAIVHPAVAESRAAFLLANADAPLVVLDIPLLFETGGWKKVDRIAVVSAPADVQRARVLVRLGMTVERFEAILAKQLPDAEKRQRADFVIPTGGSLDETRDAVRAVIACLVPPEGG from the coding sequence ATGACCATCGTGTTGGGCCTCACCGGCTCGATCGGCATGGGCAAATCGACGGTGGCCGCGATGTTTGCCGAAGCGGGCGTGCCGGTGTTCGACGCGGACGCCGAGGTCCATCGGCTACAGGGACCGGGCGGCGCTGTGGTCGCGGCGATCGAGGCGGTGTTTCCCGATACGACCGGACCCCAAGGCGTGAACCGCACGGCCCTGGGTGAGGCGGTGTTCGGCAATCCGGCGGCGTTCGCGCGGCTGGAAGCGATCGTTCACCCCGCCGTCGCCGAGTCGCGCGCGGCGTTTCTGCTGGCGAATGCCGATGCGCCGCTGGTTGTGCTCGACATCCCGTTGCTGTTCGAGACGGGCGGATGGAAGAAGGTTGACCGGATCGCGGTCGTCTCTGCCCCCGCTGATGTCCAGCGGGCGCGGGTGCTCGTGCGGCTGGGCATGACGGTCGAGCGCTTCGAGGCGATTCTGGCAAAACAGCTGCCCGATGCCGAGAAACGGCAGCGCGCGGATTTCGTGATTCCGACCGGCGGTTCCCTTGATGAGACACGCGACGCAGTTCGTGCGGTCATCGCTTGCCTAGTGCCGCCAGAAGGCGGATAA
- the dnaQ gene encoding DNA polymerase III subunit epsilon, whose amino-acid sequence MREIVFDTETTGLSFSAGHRLVEIGCVELVNRVPTGRSFHAYVNPDRDMPVEAFNVHGLSAAFLADKKRFPDVCDDLIEFLGDCPLIAHNAMFDYGFINGELKACGRPLLPVERIVCTLQLARTRHPGAKHTLDALCVRYGIDLSARELHGALLDAQLLAQVFIELTGGRQIALGLSVEEAARELNQISTGRSHVRPARVFTASNAELVRHSAFMAGFEEPLWNAPASG is encoded by the coding sequence ATGCGGGAAATCGTTTTCGATACCGAAACCACCGGGCTCAGCTTCAGCGCAGGGCACCGGCTGGTGGAAATCGGTTGTGTCGAGCTGGTCAACCGGGTGCCGACCGGGCGCTCGTTCCATGCCTATGTGAACCCCGACCGCGACATGCCGGTCGAGGCGTTCAACGTGCACGGGCTGTCGGCGGCGTTTCTGGCCGACAAGAAGCGTTTCCCCGATGTTTGCGACGATCTGATCGAATTTCTGGGCGATTGCCCGCTGATCGCGCACAATGCGATGTTCGATTACGGCTTTATCAATGGTGAGTTGAAGGCCTGCGGGCGTCCATTGCTGCCGGTCGAGCGCATCGTCTGCACGCTTCAGCTGGCGCGGACACGGCATCCGGGGGCCAAGCACACGCTCGACGCGCTGTGCGTGCGCTATGGCATCGATCTGTCCGCACGCGAGCTGCACGGTGCGCTGCTCGACGCGCAATTGCTGGCGCAGGTCTTCATCGAACTGACCGGCGGGCGCCAGATCGCGCTTGGCTTGTCTGTGGAAGAAGCGGCACGCGAACTGAACCAAATTTCAACGGGTCGGAGCCATGTTCGTCCCGCGCGCGTTTTTACGGCCAGCAATGCAGAACTGGTCCGCCATTCGGCGTTCATGGCCGGATTCGAGGAGCCCCTGTGGAATGCACCGGCGTCCGGTTGA
- the hpf gene encoding ribosome hibernation-promoting factor, HPF/YfiA family: MDIRVSGHRVDTGEAIRQHVDERLQGIADKYFSRAISAHVTFGKGPHDHGFTCDIVSHVMQGLVLKGSHAAQEAHLAFDGAADKIEKQLRRYMRRLKDRSNGHAQAQAAAEANYDAGYTVFQIGDEEEVPDAPPVIAETRVDVPDASVSDAVMMLDLRNTNALLFKNSGTGNYNMVYRRTDGTIGWVEPNRAA, translated from the coding sequence ATGGATATCCGGGTTTCGGGTCATCGGGTCGATACGGGCGAGGCGATCAGGCAGCATGTCGATGAACGACTTCAGGGTATTGCCGACAAATATTTCTCACGCGCGATTTCCGCCCATGTAACCTTTGGCAAGGGACCGCACGACCATGGCTTTACCTGCGACATCGTGTCGCATGTGATGCAGGGTCTGGTACTGAAGGGCTCGCACGCAGCGCAGGAAGCGCATCTCGCGTTCGACGGCGCCGCCGACAAGATCGAGAAACAGCTGCGCCGCTATATGCGCCGCCTGAAAGATCGTTCTAACGGTCATGCCCAGGCGCAGGCCGCGGCCGAAGCCAATTACGACGCTGGCTATACGGTGTTCCAGATCGGCGACGAGGAAGAGGTTCCCGATGCCCCACCGGTCATCGCCGAAACCCGTGTCGACGTGCCCGACGCCAGCGTGTCGGATGCGGTGATGATGCTGGATTTGCGCAACACCAACGCACTGCTGTTCAAGAACAGCGGCACCGGCAATTACAACATGGTCTATCGCCGCACCGACGGCACGATCGGCTGGGTCGAACCCAACCGGGCCGCCTGA
- a CDS encoding PTS sugar transporter subunit IIA yields MVDLSDLLTPEAVLSGTPAGTKKKLFALLGEAAAAAYRLDPAAVAERLSEREKLGSTGFGGGIAIPHGKIAGLPGVIGMFARLDKPLDFGSVDDAPVDLVFALLSPPEAGAEHLKALARVSRRLRDRVFTAKLRGAGSTDALFALLTGVEARDAAA; encoded by the coding sequence ATGGTCGATCTCAGCGATCTGTTAACCCCCGAGGCGGTGCTTTCGGGAACCCCTGCGGGCACCAAGAAGAAGCTGTTCGCGCTTCTGGGTGAGGCCGCTGCTGCGGCCTATCGCCTCGATCCCGCCGCCGTTGCCGAACGGCTGAGCGAACGCGAAAAGCTGGGATCGACCGGTTTCGGCGGCGGTATCGCGATTCCGCATGGCAAGATTGCGGGGCTGCCCGGCGTGATCGGCATGTTCGCGCGGCTCGACAAGCCGCTCGACTTCGGCTCGGTGGACGATGCGCCGGTCGATCTGGTGTTCGCATTGCTGTCGCCGCCCGAGGCGGGGGCAGAGCATCTCAAGGCGCTGGCGCGGGTGTCGCGGCGGCTGCGCGACCGGGTGTTTACCGCCAAGCTGCGCGGCGCGGGATCGACCGATGCGCTGTTCGCGCTGCTGACCGGGGTCGAGGCGCGTGACGCGGCCGCCTGA
- a CDS encoding PaaI family thioesterase produces the protein MTRPPEATGADAHFRALESLYAAAPINRFFDSRLEIPASGQARIHFTIDERHFHAGGAAHGTGYFKMLDDAAFYAANSLVTDRFLLTTAFNLLFTRPLGIGPVTAEGRWVSGQRRVFVAEARLIDGSGEEVARGTGTFMKSRIALAGLPGYRVQP, from the coding sequence GTGACGCGGCCGCCTGAGGCGACAGGCGCAGACGCGCATTTCCGCGCGCTCGAATCGCTCTATGCCGCCGCGCCGATCAACCGGTTCTTCGATTCGCGGCTGGAAATTCCTGCGAGCGGACAGGCGCGCATCCATTTTACCATCGACGAACGGCATTTCCATGCCGGCGGCGCGGCGCATGGCACCGGCTATTTCAAGATGCTGGACGATGCCGCCTTCTACGCCGCGAACAGCCTGGTTACCGACCGGTTCCTGCTGACCACGGCGTTCAACCTGCTGTTCACCCGACCGCTGGGGATCGGCCCGGTGACCGCCGAGGGGCGCTGGGTCAGCGGTCAGCGGCGCGTATTCGTGGCGGAGGCGCGGCTGATCGACGGCAGCGGGGAGGAAGTTGCGCGCGGCACCGGCACCTTCATGAAGTCGCGCATCGCACTGGCCGGGTTGCCCGGTTATCGCGTGCAGCCATGA
- a CDS encoding DUF1491 family protein, translated as MTPRLASGLIVNALVRRVNAAGGSAMILAKGHAEAGTILVLTLERGGNPGFFERGLGSEGKPVLVVSGPSDLADDAAVTDYWQRRRSRDPDLWVVELDIAGAERFAAETIIDG; from the coding sequence ATGACGCCACGGCTCGCCAGCGGGCTGATCGTCAATGCACTGGTCCGCCGTGTGAATGCGGCGGGCGGCAGCGCGATGATATTGGCAAAGGGGCATGCCGAAGCCGGTACGATCCTGGTCCTGACGCTCGAACGCGGCGGGAATCCCGGCTTTTTCGAGCGCGGGCTGGGGTCGGAGGGCAAGCCTGTACTGGTGGTCAGCGGCCCCTCCGACCTGGCGGATGACGCCGCGGTGACCGACTATTGGCAGCGGCGCCGCAGTCGAGATCCAGATCTGTGGGTGGTTGAACTGGATATCGCAGGGGCAGAACGGTTCGCCGCTGAAACGATCATCGATGGTTGA
- a CDS encoding cell wall hydrolase yields MTFSLRAALIAAVTLSVAAGIGATAPGVAREAEKTPLASINDPVAEQVPTMAEALADLEQDAPAALEQAELTEAAESADYATLAAAVAAQPLATSDAEHNCLAIGVYYESKGEPLEGQLAVAEVILNRAKSGRFPGTVCGVLKQRGQFSFVRGGQLPQPPVSARAWKTALAVAKVARDDAWDSRVSNALFFHARYVSPGWRRARVGSVGNHIFYR; encoded by the coding sequence ATGACGTTCTCACTACGCGCCGCACTGATCGCGGCTGTTACTCTCTCCGTCGCCGCCGGAATCGGCGCGACAGCCCCGGGTGTGGCCCGGGAGGCTGAAAAAACGCCACTCGCAAGCATCAACGATCCTGTTGCCGAACAGGTTCCCACCATGGCCGAAGCGCTCGCCGATCTCGAGCAGGATGCACCGGCCGCGCTCGAACAAGCCGAACTGACTGAAGCCGCCGAGAGCGCAGACTATGCGACGCTGGCCGCCGCCGTCGCCGCGCAGCCGCTCGCCACGTCGGATGCCGAGCATAATTGTCTGGCCATCGGCGTCTATTACGAGTCGAAGGGCGAGCCGCTCGAAGGCCAACTTGCCGTCGCCGAAGTGATCCTCAACCGCGCCAAATCGGGTCGTTTCCCCGGCACCGTGTGCGGCGTGCTCAAGCAGCGCGGCCAATTCTCGTTCGTGCGTGGTGGCCAGCTGCCGCAGCCGCCCGTCAGCGCCCGCGCGTGGAAGACCGCACTGGCCGTCGCCAAGGTGGCGCGTGACGATGCCTGGGACAGCCGTGTGTCGAACGCGCTGTTCTTCCATGCCCGTTACGTCTCGCCCGGCTGGCGTCGTGCCCGCGTCGGCAGTGTCGGCAACCACATCTTCTATCGTTAA